The genome window ATTTGTTGGGGCGGGGGGTCTCGTGTAGCCCCCCCCCAGACTGTAATAAAGAGCACGATGTGGGCACTGATGGTGTGTGTGCTGATGGGGGGGGGcatagggatggatgggggaGGGAGGTGAAAGGGTTGGGGGGTTTGTGGGGGcgggatggggttggggggggggtcctcaggtggggatggagggatgaaggaggggatgggggtgtGGGGTGCAGTGGGGGTGGTAAAAAGGGATGGAAGGGGGGGAtaaaggggatgggggggttgtgggggggcAGGGATGGCAGAGAaatgggggggtgaggggggatgggggaagagggatggaaaagggggatgtgggggtgggaggatgaaggaggggatgggggtgtgggtgaagggaaggagggagggagagggtgGAAATAGGGATGGGGGGATGGAaatggggatggaggagaggaTATAGGGATGGAAAAGGAggatgggggtgtggggggacTCAaaggtggggatggagggatgggtaGGAAGCACAGGGGGGGCTGttggggggcagcaggggggAGTGCAGGAGGGATGTGCTGGGGGTGTCCCCAGAgatgggtgctgggggggggccGCCATTGGGCTGCACTGGTGCGGTGCTGTGGGGCGGTGCAGTGGGGGGTGCAGGGTGGGGGGCAGCGCTGTGGGTCCTGTGCTGCGTtgtggggtcccatggggggcTGCGTCCACTGTGGGCTGTGTCTGGGCTGGACAGTGGGTCCCCCATCCCCTCtgagccccccaccccaaacccttCCAGACCCCCATCCTGCCCAATGGGGGTGGCCACATCTCAACTCACAGCCACCAGGGGGGGTTCAGGCTGCTGCCCCccccctctgcctgcagccattCACCTCCTGCCCCTCCAgtgcccccccaccccgctgccatctgccccccaccccccatgGCTGCaccctccctccatccatccccagcacagagcagccctgagggCCCTcacccccccatgtccccccaccCCTGGAGTCAAACATTAACCATGGCACTGTGAGGGGCCGGctgtccctatatccccccccatagccccctccatcccccccccaccccatggcaACGCAGCCGGGCTGACATCAGCAGGGGACAGAACCCGGGGGGGATATAAGggcagcacacactgcactgcagccaccGAGGGACCAGGAGCTGCCACCAGTGCTGCCATCGtgtcccattgccccatagagatccagGTGAgccatggggcagagctggggctgcttaTGGGGTGGTGAGCGGGGTCTGAATGCACATTGATGTGCATGGGGTGAGCTGATGTTGCACTGCTGCATTGCAGCCATGCAGCCCCGCTGGGCCTcgatgctgctgctgctctgcagcctcctgctgctccatgcaCCGCCCTGCAGCGCCGGCCCCTCGCAGCCCATCTACCCCGGGGATGATGCACCCGTGGAGGAGCTGATCCGCTTCTACAACGACCTGCAGCAATACCTCAACGTGGTCACGCGGCACCGGTGAGCAGCGGGGCTGCAATGCATCCCACACTGCAATATTGCAATGCATCCcttttttgcaatgcatcccaCATTGCAATATTGCAATGCGTTCCCCATTGCAGTTCATTCCCCATTGCAGTTCATTCCCATTGCAATGCATTCCCTATTGCAATGCATTCCCTATTGCAATGCATCCTTCACTGCAATGCATTCCCTATTGCAATGCATTCCCTATTGCAATGCATCCTTCACTGCAATGCATCCCCCATTGCAATGCATCCTTCACTGCAATGCATCCCCCATTGCAATGCATCCCTCATTGCGATGCATTCCCCATTGCAATGCATTCCCTATTGCAGTGCATCCCCCATTGCAATGCATTCCCCATTGCAATGCACTCCCATTTGCAACAacctcccccccctccattGCAACACACTCCCTCTTGCAGTTCTCCCATAGCAAATTGCTCCCCTCGCACTGCACTCCCCATTGCAATCCCCTCCTTCTTGCAACCCGCACTCTACTCCTTGCACTCGCTCCTGCAATGCTCTCCGTTCTTGCAACCTTGCTTGGCCTCTGCACCCAGATCCTTGCTGCAATGCCTTCCTCATTGCAGCACGCTGCCCTACTGCAACGCACCTCCTGTTGCAATGCACTTTCCTCTTGCAGCTGCCCCCTTTTGCAACACCAGCCCATTCTGCGCTGCAACCTGTTCCCCCTCACTGCAACCCATCCAGCTGCTGTACCGCCATCCCTGTTGcaatgcagctcctgctgcaacACACTCCCTGCTGCAAAGAGCTCTCCCACTCTTGCAAACTTCTGATTGCACTTCCTTGTTGCATTGCCTTTCTAGTTGCAACGCCTTCCTTATTGCAAAGCCTTCTACCTTGCAATGCCTTCCTTGTTGCAACACCTTCCTCCTTGCAGTGCCTTCCTTGTTGCAGTGCCTTCCTGCTTGCAACACTTTCCCCCTTGCAATACCTTCCCCTTTGCAATGCACAGCCCCCTTGCATTGTGCTCCCTGTTGCAGGTACGGCCGTCGGTCCAGCAGCCGGGTGCTGTGCGAGGAGCCCATGGGtgcagctgggtgctgagcacCACGCACAGCACTGACTATGGAGCCCAGCAGTGATTGGGGGGGGGCTGCaacacccacagccccccattGCACTGCCCTGCTCCCCAATAATAAACCCCATTGCAGCCACCTCCTGCctctgtgtggtgctgggggCAGCGGGAGCTCTGCAATGTGCATGCCGGGCATTGCTCTGTGCATGCAGCATTGCAccttgcacacacagcactgcgCCTTGCACACAGCATTGCACCTTGCACACANNNNNNNNNNNNNNNNNNNNNNNNNNNNNNNNNNNNNNNNNNNNNNNNNNNNNNNNNNNNNNNNNNNNNNNNNNNNNNNNNNNNNNNNNNNNNNNNNNNNNNNNNNNNNNNNNNNNNNNNNNNNNNNNNNNNNNNNNNNNNNNNNNNNNNNNNNNNNNNNNNNNNNNNNNNNNNNNNNNNNNNNNNNNNNNNNNNNNNNNNNNNNNNNNNNNNNNNNNNNNNNNNNNNNNNNNNNNNNNNNNNNNNNNNNNNNNNNNNNNNNNNNNNNNNNNNNNNNNNNNNNNNNNNNNNNNNNNNNNNNNNNNNNNNNNNNNNNNNNNNNNNNNNNNNNNNNNNNNNNNNNNNNNNNNNNNNNNNNNNNNNNNNNNNNNNNNNNNNNNNNNNNNNNNNNNNNNNNNNNNNNNNNNNNNNNNNNNNNNNNNNNNNNNNNNNNNNNNNNNNNNNNNNNNNNNNNNNNNNNNNNNNNNNNNNNNNNNNNNNNNNNNNNNNNNNNNNNNNNNNNNNNNNNNNNNNNNNNNNNNNNNNNNNNNNNNNNNNNNNNNNNNNNNNNNNNNNNNNNNNNNNNNNNNNNNNNNNNNNNNNNNNNNNNNNNNNNNNNNNNNNNNNNNNNNNNNNNNNNNNNNNNNNNNNNNNNNNCACcttgcacacacagcattgcaccttgcacacacagcattgcaccttgcacacacagcattgcaccttgcacacagcactgcgccttgcacacacagcattgcaccttgcacacacagcattgcaccttgcacacacagcattgCACCTTGCACACGGGGTTgtagggctgggggtggggggtcagtttgtgtgtgtgtgtgcacacgCGTGTGCATTGCTCTTCCCTTTGCAGCCAGGAGgggtcagcagagctgcaggcagcagagcagtgttgGGTGTGAGGGCGTGCACTCTCGTGCTTGCACAATTTGCACGCTCAGAGCCACGCGTGCCCAGCTCCGTGCATCCCcctttgcacagcagcacacacacacacacaccatccATGCTCgctgctctgcatcccagcagcacgatggggggaggaaggaaggggctgCTGCCCCACGGGGGTGCAAACTGCAAACTGCAAACTGCAAACTGCAAACTGCAAATTGCAAATTGCAAACTGCAAACTAactgctggctgccagccctcAGCCCTAAGCCGCCGTGTCTGTAAGCTGCTGTGGGGATAAGCCGCTCTGCCCCCTAAGCCCCCGCTCCCACAGCACAAGGGGGGGGACAAGAGGTGCTGTGCATCCACACCGCCCCATCCCCGCGGTGCTGCAGTGCCGACCCGGTGCAGCCATGTGGgttgcattgctgctgctgctgcctccgTGCAtggccgtgctgctgctggggctgctgctgcggcgcatgctgggctctgcagggaaCCCCTTTGCTCACACACCATCCCGACCCCCCCGGCCGCTGGTGTTGGACACACGTGCCCGTGACAGGGTGCTGAGGAGGGGtgagttgtgtgtgtgtgtgtgtgtgtgtgtgtgtgcacctccatccatccatccctccatccctccatccatccatccatccatccatccatccatccatccatccaccatccatccatccatccctccatccatccatccatccatccctgcaggctcATGCAATGCgtctccctgctctgctctgtgcagctgcaatGCATGTGAGCGTGGCACCCGCTGCACCCAAGAGCACAGGGCTCACACAGCACCTGTGAGCTGCACGGGTGTGCATTGCACGCTGCATGGATCTGCACTGTGTGTTGGACCGGTGCATGGCTGTGGATCTGCTGCACGGCTGCACATTGCACACAGCGTGGGACAAGTGCATGCTACACCATTGTGCGTTGTGCACCCCACGGGTGCACGCTGCATGCATTGCCTGCTGCAGGAGTGCGTGcaagcagcactgtgctcctaTCTCCATGCACAGGGTTCAGTGCTGCACGCGTGCCGCAGGATCTGGATGCAGTGGTGATTGGCAGCGGTATCGGGGGCCTTGCAGCCGCATGCATCCTGGCCAAGGTGGGCAAACGTGTGTTAGTGCTGGAGCAGCACGACCAGGCCGGGGGCTGCTGTCACACCTTCCAGGAGCGGGACAGCGAGTTTGATGTGGGTAAGGAGCAGCCGTGCATGCAATGTGCGGCCATGCATGCAACCTGCAGTGCAAAGGCATGATGCATGCAACGTGCACGCCATCAgcctgcagtgtgtgtgcatgcagtg of Coturnix japonica isolate 7356 chromosome 27, Coturnix japonica 2.1, whole genome shotgun sequence contains these proteins:
- the LOC116654443 gene encoding pancreatic hormone, which codes for MQPRWASMLLLLCSLLLLHAPPCSAGPSQPIYPGDDAPVEELIRFYNDLQQYLNVVTRHRYGRRSSSRVLCEEPMGAAGC